From Piliocolobus tephrosceles isolate RC106 chromosome 16, ASM277652v3, whole genome shotgun sequence, the proteins below share one genomic window:
- the LOC111542474 gene encoding RNA-binding motif protein, X chromosome-like yields the protein MVEADRPGKLFIGGLNTETNEKALEAVFGKYGRIVEVLLMKDRETNKSRGFAFVTFESPADAKDAARDMNGKSLDGKAIKVEQATKPSFESGRRGPPPPPRSRGPPRGLRGGRGGSGGTRGPPSRGGHMDDGGYSMNFNMSSSRGPLPVKRGPPPRSGGPPPKRSAPSGPVRSSSGMGGRAPVSRGRDSYGGPPRREPLPSRRDIYLSPRDDGYSTKDSYSSRDYPSSRDTRDYAPPPRDYTYRDDGHSSSRDDYPSRGYSDRDGYGRDRDYSDHPSGGSYRDSYESYGNSSSAPPTRGPPPSYGGSSRYDDYSSSHDGYGGSRDSYSSSRSDLDSSGRDRVGRQERGLPPSMERGYPPPRDSYSSSSRGAPRGGGRGGSRSDRGGGRSRY from the coding sequence atggttgaagCAGATCGTCCAGGAAAGCTCTTCATTGGTGGGCTTAATACGGAAACAAATGAGAAAGCTCTTGAAGCAGTATTTGGCAAATATGGACGAATAGTGGAAGTACTCTTGATGAAAGACCGGGAAACCAACAAATCAAGAGGATTTGCTTTTGTCACCTTTGAAAGCCCAGCAGATGCTAAGGATGCAGCCAGAGACATGAATGGAAAGTCATTAGATGGAAAAGCCATCAAAGTGGAACAAGCCACCAAACCATCATTTGAAAGTGGTAGACGTGGACCGCCTCCACCTCCAAGAAGTAGAGGCCCTCCAAGAGGTCTTagaggtggaagaggaggaagtggaggaacCAGGGGACCTCCCTCACGGGGAGGACACATGGATGACGGTGGATATTCCATGAATTTTAACATGAGTTCTTCCAGGGGACCACTCCCAGTAAAAAGAGGACCACCACCAAGAAGTGGGGGTCCTCCTCCCAAGAGATCTGCACCTTCAGGACCAGTTCGCAGTAGCAGTGGAATGGGAGGGAGAGCTCCTGTATCACGTGGAAGAGATAGTTACGGAGGTCCACCTCGGAGGGAGCCACTGCCCTCTCGTAGAGATATTTATTTGTCCCCAAGAGATGATGGGTATTCTACTAAAGACAGCTATTCAAGCAGAGATTACCCAAGTTCTCGTGATACTAGAGATTATGCACCACCACCACGAGATTATACTTACCGTGATGATGGTCATTCCAGTTCACGTGATGACTATCCATCAAGAGGCTATAGCGATAGAGATGGATATGGTCGTGATCGTGACTATTCAGATCATCCAAGTGGAGGTTCCTACAGAGATTCATATGAGAGTTATGGTAACTCAAGTAGTGCTCCACCTACACGAGGGCCCCCGCCATCTTATGGTGGAAGCAGTCGCTATGATGATTACAGCAGCTCACATGACGGATATGGTGGAAGTCGAGACAGTTACTCAAGCAGCCGAAGTGATCTCGACTCAAGTGGTCGTGATCGGGTTGGCAGACAAGAAAGAGGGCTTCCCCCTTCTATGGAAAGGGGGTACCCTCCTCCACGTGATTCCTACAGCAGTTCAAGCCGCGGAGCACCAAGAGGTGGTGGCCGTGGAGGGAGCCGATCTGATAGAGGGGGAGGCAGAAGCAGatactag